The Flavobacteriales bacterium genome segment TCCCTCTCTGATCCTTTTGGCTGAAAAATAAAAGCCCGATCTCCGAAAATGGACATCGAGCTTTCATCAAGAGTACCCGGGGTCGGGATCGAACCGACACTCCTTGCGGAACACGAGTTTGAGTCGTGCGCGTCTACCAGTTCCGCCACCCGGGCTTTTGTATAGGTAGAATCCCCCAAACGGGCTGCGAATATATCTACTTTGAATGTAGTGACAAAGCTTTGCAGTAGGCGATGGATCAAGTACATTTGCAGCCCTTTATAAAAAGGTAGAAAGCTTGAAGCTCAAGAAGGTATCCATATTCTCAGGAAGCGCTACGCCAGAACTGGCTGAACGCATCGCAGACAATTTCGGTAAGAAGTTGGGTGATGTGCGTATCAGTCGCTTCAGCGATGGAGAGTTCCAGCCTTCTTTCGAGGAGTCTGTGCGGGGTAACGATGTATTCATCGTACAATCCACGATACCTCCTGCGGATAATCTGATGGAGCTGCTCCTGATGATCGATGCTGCCAAGCGAGCTTCTGCCAAACGCATCATCGCCATCATACCCTATTTCGGATTTGCTCGACAGGACCGCAAGGACAAGCCCAGAGTAGCGATAGGTGCCAAATTGGTGGCCAATCTACTGGCTGCAGCAGGAGTGGACCGTGTGATCACCATGGACCTGCATGCCGATCAGATCCAAGGATTCTTCGAAGTGCCGGTCGATCACCTATTTGCCAGCACTATATTCTTGCCTTATATCAATGAGCATCTGGATATCAGCAATGTGATCATGGCCGCCCCTGATACGGGCGGTACCAAGCGTGCCAGCGCCTATGCTAAAGTGCTCAACGTGGACCTGGCCATCAGCTACAAGCAGCGTAAAGTGGCCAACAAGGTGGATAGTATGACAGTGATCGGTGACGTTACTGATAAGGACGTCATCCTCGTGGACGATATCATCGATACGGCCGGTACGCTGACCAAGGCTGCAGATATGCTGATCGAGAAAGGAGCTAGATCGGTACGCGCATTCATCACCCACCCAGTGCTCTCAGGGCCGGCCTATGAGCGATTGGAAGAATCGCAATTGAAAGAATTGATCGTGACAGATACGATTCCCTTGCAGAAGGAATCAAGTAAGATAAAGGTGGTCTCGGTGGCACCTCTCTTCGGTGACGTTATCAGACGTCTGCTGAACGATAAATCCATCAGCAAACATTTCATAACCCATTTATAACAAATCATGAAAACAGTATCATTGAGCGGTTCTCCAAGAGAGAACGTAGGGAAGAAAGATGCTGCGGCCCTCAGGGACCAGGGATTGACACCATGTGTCATCTATGGTGGAGATAAGCAGGTACACTTCTCATTGAAAGAACTAGATCTGAATAAGATCATATTCTCCCCAGATGTATTTCTGGCCGAGATCAGCGTAGAAGGTGAGGGCGAATACAAAGGAATCATCCGTGAGATCCAATTCCACCCTGTGACCGACCGCATTTTACATGTGGATTTCCTTCAGGTCATGGAGGGTAAAGAGGTAAAAATGGACCTTCCTGTACACTTGAGCGGAAATGCGATAGGTGTACGTAATGGTGGTCGTCCTTCTTTCCCGAATAAGAAGTTGGCCGTCAAGGGAGTACCCTTGGATTTCCCAGATGCGATCGAAGTGGATATCGAGAAGATCCGAATCGGAATGAAGATACGCGTAGGAGACCTCCAGATACCTGGACTCAATATCCTTGCTCCTGACGACATGGTGATATTTGCTGTCAAGACAGCAAGAGGAGCCCTCGATGAGGAGGAAGAAGAAGAGGAAGGTGAAGAAGGAGCTGAAGGCGAAGAAGGTGAAGGCGGTGAAGGAGGCGAAGGTGCCCCAGCTGCTGAAGC includes the following:
- a CDS encoding 50S ribosomal protein L25 codes for the protein MKTVSLSGSPRENVGKKDAAALRDQGLTPCVIYGGDKQVHFSLKELDLNKIIFSPDVFLAEISVEGEGEYKGIIREIQFHPVTDRILHVDFLQVMEGKEVKMDLPVHLSGNAIGVRNGGRPSFPNKKLAVKGVPLDFPDAIEVDIEKIRIGMKIRVGDLQIPGLNILAPDDMVIFAVKTARGALDEEEEEEEGEEGAEGEEGEGGEGGEGAPAAEAPAEG
- a CDS encoding ribose-phosphate pyrophosphokinase — protein: MKLKKVSIFSGSATPELAERIADNFGKKLGDVRISRFSDGEFQPSFEESVRGNDVFIVQSTIPPADNLMELLLMIDAAKRASAKRIIAIIPYFGFARQDRKDKPRVAIGAKLVANLLAAAGVDRVITMDLHADQIQGFFEVPVDHLFASTIFLPYINEHLDISNVIMAAPDTGGTKRASAYAKVLNVDLAISYKQRKVANKVDSMTVIGDVTDKDVILVDDIIDTAGTLTKAADMLIEKGARSVRAFITHPVLSGPAYERLEESQLKELIVTDTIPLQKESSKIKVVSVAPLFGDVIRRLLNDKSISKHFITHL